In one window of Microplitis demolitor isolate Queensland-Clemson2020A chromosome 4, iyMicDemo2.1a, whole genome shotgun sequence DNA:
- the LOC103570705 gene encoding nucleosome assembly protein 1-like 1 isoform X1, which yields MTDSERVAEDSDMESIEDSDNIRVSNIIMNRPDLLAALQNRFQIGNVLQNLPAPVKRRVKALKQLQLAQVNIEAKFYEEVHLLECKYNKMCAELHDKRSNIVSGIYEPTDEESVWETDNEEDDIANDVKEKVKIEEVKDKKDEMETDNVKGIPEFWLTIFKNVGMLDEMVQEHDEPILKHLYDIKVIFLESDPMGFILEFHFEPNEYFSNSVLTKEYLMKCVPEKNDPFSFEGPEIYKSKGCTIDWKKGKNVTVKTIKKNQKHKSRGHVRTVTKTIQNDSFFNFFTPPVVPDDAEVDIDEDMKALLTSDFEIGHYIRERIVPRAVLYYTGEGLEDEGDDYEEDEDDDDDENEDDDDDEEDDDDDNEFPNDKNNRTGADQKTAECKQQ from the exons ATGACTGATTCAGAAAGAGTTGCTGAGGACAGCGACATGGAGTCTATTGAAGATAGTGACAACATCCGAGTCAGTAACATAATTATGAACAGACCAGATTTATTAGCTGCATTACAAAATCGTTTTCAAATTGGCAATGTTCTACAG aacttGCCGGCTCCAGTAAAAAGACGCGTGAAAGCTCTCAAACAATTACAACTCGCGCAAGTAAATATTGAGGctaaattttatgaagaaGTTCATTTACTTGAGTGCAAGTACAATAAAATGTGCGCTGAATTACACGACAAACGCAGCAATATCGTATCTGGTATTTACGAGCCCACTGACGAAGAGTCCGTTTGGGAAACTGATAATGAGGAAGATGATATCGCAAATGATGTTAAGGAGAAGGTCAAGATTGAAGAAGTTAAAGATAAAAAGGACGA aatggaAACGGATAACGTCAAGGGAATCCCAGAATTCTGGCTTACAATCTTCAAAAACGTGGGAATGCTCGATGAAATGGTCCAGGAACATGATGAACCTATTCTCAAACATCTTTATGACATCAAAGTTATTTTCCTAGAGTCTGATCCgatg ggTTTCATTTTGGAATTCCACTTCGAGCCGAATGAATACTTTTCAAATTCAGTTCTTACAAAAGAATATTTGATGAAATGTGTTCCCGAAAAAAATGATCCATTCAGTTTTGAAGGGCCAGAAATTTACAAGAGCAAGGGCTGCACCATCGATTGGAAAAAGGGAAAGAACGTGACAGTcaagacaattaaaaaaaatcagaaacaCAAATCACGTGGTCATGTGCGTACTGTCACTAAAACTATTCAGAATGATTCCTTCTTTAATTTCTTTACTCCACCTGTTG taCCAGATGATGCTGAAGTTGACATCGATGAAGATATGAAAGCTTTATTGACCAGTGACTTTGAAATTGGTCACTATATAAGAGAACGTATCGTCCCACGTGCTGTCTTGTACTACACAG gtgAAGGTTTAGAAGACGAAGGTGATGATTACGAAGAAGACGAAGATGACGACGATGATGAAAacgaagatgatgatgatgatgaagaagacGATGACGATGACAATGAATTtccaaatgataaaaataacagaaCAGGTGCGGATCAAAAAACTGCTGAGTGCAAGCAGCAGTAa
- the LOC103570705 gene encoding nucleosome assembly protein 1-like 1 isoform X2, translating into MTDSERVAEDSDMESIEDSDNIRVSNIIMNRPDLLAALQNRFQIGNVLQNLPAPVKRRVKALKQLQLAQVNIEAKFYEEVHLLECKYNKMCAELHDKRSNIVSGIYEPTDEESVWETDNEEDDIANDVKEKVKIEEVKDKKDEMETDNVKGIPEFWLTIFKNVGMLDEMVQEHDEPILKHLYDIKVIFLESDPMGFILEFHFEPNEYFSNSVLTKEYLMKCVPEKNDPFSFEGPEIYKSKGCTIDWKKGKNVTVKTIKKNQKHKSRGHVRTVTKTIQNDSFFNFFTPPVVPDDAEVDIDEDMKALLTSDFEIGHYIRERIVPRAVLYYTGEGLEDEGDDYEEDEDDDDDENEDDDDDEEDDDDDNEFPNDKNNRTE; encoded by the exons ATGACTGATTCAGAAAGAGTTGCTGAGGACAGCGACATGGAGTCTATTGAAGATAGTGACAACATCCGAGTCAGTAACATAATTATGAACAGACCAGATTTATTAGCTGCATTACAAAATCGTTTTCAAATTGGCAATGTTCTACAG aacttGCCGGCTCCAGTAAAAAGACGCGTGAAAGCTCTCAAACAATTACAACTCGCGCAAGTAAATATTGAGGctaaattttatgaagaaGTTCATTTACTTGAGTGCAAGTACAATAAAATGTGCGCTGAATTACACGACAAACGCAGCAATATCGTATCTGGTATTTACGAGCCCACTGACGAAGAGTCCGTTTGGGAAACTGATAATGAGGAAGATGATATCGCAAATGATGTTAAGGAGAAGGTCAAGATTGAAGAAGTTAAAGATAAAAAGGACGA aatggaAACGGATAACGTCAAGGGAATCCCAGAATTCTGGCTTACAATCTTCAAAAACGTGGGAATGCTCGATGAAATGGTCCAGGAACATGATGAACCTATTCTCAAACATCTTTATGACATCAAAGTTATTTTCCTAGAGTCTGATCCgatg ggTTTCATTTTGGAATTCCACTTCGAGCCGAATGAATACTTTTCAAATTCAGTTCTTACAAAAGAATATTTGATGAAATGTGTTCCCGAAAAAAATGATCCATTCAGTTTTGAAGGGCCAGAAATTTACAAGAGCAAGGGCTGCACCATCGATTGGAAAAAGGGAAAGAACGTGACAGTcaagacaattaaaaaaaatcagaaacaCAAATCACGTGGTCATGTGCGTACTGTCACTAAAACTATTCAGAATGATTCCTTCTTTAATTTCTTTACTCCACCTGTTG taCCAGATGATGCTGAAGTTGACATCGATGAAGATATGAAAGCTTTATTGACCAGTGACTTTGAAATTGGTCACTATATAAGAGAACGTATCGTCCCACGTGCTGTCTTGTACTACACAG gtgAAGGTTTAGAAGACGAAGGTGATGATTACGAAGAAGACGAAGATGACGACGATGATGAAAacgaagatgatgatgatgatgaagaagacGATGACGATGACAATGAATTtccaaatgataaaaataacagaaCAG AGTGA
- the LOC103570705 gene encoding nucleosome assembly protein 1-like 1 isoform X3 codes for MESIEDSDNIRVSNIIMNRPDLLAALQNRFQIGNVLQNLPAPVKRRVKALKQLQLAQVNIEAKFYEEVHLLECKYNKMCAELHDKRSNIVSGIYEPTDEESVWETDNEEDDIANDVKEKVKIEEVKDKKDEMETDNVKGIPEFWLTIFKNVGMLDEMVQEHDEPILKHLYDIKVIFLESDPMGFILEFHFEPNEYFSNSVLTKEYLMKCVPEKNDPFSFEGPEIYKSKGCTIDWKKGKNVTVKTIKKNQKHKSRGHVRTVTKTIQNDSFFNFFTPPVVPDDAEVDIDEDMKALLTSDFEIGHYIRERIVPRAVLYYTGEGLEDEGDDYEEDEDDDDDENEDDDDDEEDDDDDNEFPNDKNNRTGADQKTAECKQQ; via the exons ATGGAGTCTATTGAAGATAGTGACAACATCCGAGTCAGTAACATAATTATGAACAGACCAGATTTATTAGCTGCATTACAAAATCGTTTTCAAATTGGCAATGTTCTACAG aacttGCCGGCTCCAGTAAAAAGACGCGTGAAAGCTCTCAAACAATTACAACTCGCGCAAGTAAATATTGAGGctaaattttatgaagaaGTTCATTTACTTGAGTGCAAGTACAATAAAATGTGCGCTGAATTACACGACAAACGCAGCAATATCGTATCTGGTATTTACGAGCCCACTGACGAAGAGTCCGTTTGGGAAACTGATAATGAGGAAGATGATATCGCAAATGATGTTAAGGAGAAGGTCAAGATTGAAGAAGTTAAAGATAAAAAGGACGA aatggaAACGGATAACGTCAAGGGAATCCCAGAATTCTGGCTTACAATCTTCAAAAACGTGGGAATGCTCGATGAAATGGTCCAGGAACATGATGAACCTATTCTCAAACATCTTTATGACATCAAAGTTATTTTCCTAGAGTCTGATCCgatg ggTTTCATTTTGGAATTCCACTTCGAGCCGAATGAATACTTTTCAAATTCAGTTCTTACAAAAGAATATTTGATGAAATGTGTTCCCGAAAAAAATGATCCATTCAGTTTTGAAGGGCCAGAAATTTACAAGAGCAAGGGCTGCACCATCGATTGGAAAAAGGGAAAGAACGTGACAGTcaagacaattaaaaaaaatcagaaacaCAAATCACGTGGTCATGTGCGTACTGTCACTAAAACTATTCAGAATGATTCCTTCTTTAATTTCTTTACTCCACCTGTTG taCCAGATGATGCTGAAGTTGACATCGATGAAGATATGAAAGCTTTATTGACCAGTGACTTTGAAATTGGTCACTATATAAGAGAACGTATCGTCCCACGTGCTGTCTTGTACTACACAG gtgAAGGTTTAGAAGACGAAGGTGATGATTACGAAGAAGACGAAGATGACGACGATGATGAAAacgaagatgatgatgatgatgaagaagacGATGACGATGACAATGAATTtccaaatgataaaaataacagaaCAGGTGCGGATCAAAAAACTGCTGAGTGCAAGCAGCAGTAa
- the LOC103570727 gene encoding apoptosis-inducing factor 1, mitochondrial, with product MLSCSKIVGQLLRATRNSNLNCIQSTSVIVGYPPTVRTYIKKVPKSSSPPAECPVKTPGSKLPPECEEICGKIPPSGNHENPITKWWKQIAASLVITSLAYAFYNRSRSEEPPAPTAPKDSKPRLKSPALSSSLPQKVPYLLIGGGTASFSAFRYIKSQDPTAKVLIISEEEDFPYMRPPLSKELWYDKNQVPADLSFKQWNGTERSLYYEPKEFFQSVEDLMNSDKGGLAVASGWKVAAIDVYNKVAILEDETEISYDKCLIATGSTPKQLEVFKDIPNEVRDKVMAFRTKEDFMKLAKRVKDPAVKDIVIIGGGFLGSELACSLARHLSELQKNVYQIYKEKFIMAGILPEYLSEWTTRKSEKEGVISVAREEVKGYETEKGKLKLKLSSGRAINADAVVVAVGAEANTELAATSGLEVHEDTGGFLVNAELEARKDLWVAGDAASFHDVRLGRRRVEHHDHAVVSGRLAGENMTGAGKPYLHQSMFWSDLGPEVGYEAVGIIDSLLPTVGIFAKDGVSNDESTTVPQSVSQTQDSIDNNISDNDKSGDDYGRGVIFYLREDKVVGIVLWNIFNRMSIARQVLSRGTKLDEINEIAKLFTIHED from the exons ATGTTGAGCTGCAGTAAAATAGTTGGACAACTATTACGCGCTACAagaaatagtaatttaaattgtattcaAAGCACTAGTGTAATTGTCG gATACCCACCAACGGTACgaacatacataaaaaaagttcCAAAATCTTCAAGTCCCCCGGCAGAATGTCCAGTAAAAACACCCGGGAGCAAGCTCCCCCCCGAGTGCGAAGAAATCTGCGGGAAAATTCCTCCATCTGGAAACCACGAGAACCCAATCACAAAATGGTGGAAGCAGATCGCAGCGTCTCTAGTAATAACCAGCCTGGCCTACGCTTTTTATAATCGTTCCCGCTCCGAGGAGCCTCCAGCCCCCACTGCCCCCAAAGACTCAAAACCGCGTTTGAAATCTCCCGCCTTATCTTCCTCCCTTCCCCAAAAAGTTCCATACCTGCTAATAGGTGGCGGCACCGCTTCATTCTCAGCGTTCCGTTACATAAAATCCCAAGACCCCACAGCAAAAGTTCTAATTATCAGTGAAGAAGAAGATTTTCCTTACATGCGCCCGCCATTGTCCAAAGAATTATGGTACGACAAGAATCAAGTTCCCGCGGATTTGTCATTCAAACAATGGAACGGAACGGAACGAAGTCTCTACTATGAGCCGAAAGAGTTTTTCCAGTCAGTGGAAGATTTAATGAACTCGGACAAGGGAGGACTCGCAGTCGCAAGTGGCTGGAAAGTCGCGGCCATTGATGTCTACAACAAAGTCGCCATCTTGGAAGACGAAACGGAAATAAGTTACGACAAGTGTCTGATAGCCACTGGATCGACGCCCAAGCAATTGGAAGTATTCAAAGATATACCGAATGAAGTACGAGACAAAGTGATGGCCTTCAGGACCAAGGAAGACTTCATGAAACTCGCGAAACGGGTGAAGGACCCCGCGGTCAAGGACATCGTCATCATTGGGGGAGGATTCTTGGGCTCTGAGTTGGCCTGCTCGTTGGCGCGCCATCTGTCGGAGCTGCAGAAAAACGTCTATCAGATTTATAAGGAGAAGTTTATTATGGCGGGGATACTTCCTGAGTATTTGAGCGAATGGACGACGAGGAAGTCGGAGAAGGAGGGGGTCATCTCGGTGGCTAGGGAGGAGGTCAAGGGCTATGAGACGGAAAAGGGGAAATTGAAGCTGAAGCTGAGTAGTGGGAGGGCTATCAATGCTGATGCGGTCGTGGTGGCCGTGGGCGCTGAGGCCAATACGGAGTTGGCGGCTACCAGTGGGCTGGAGGTTCATGAGGACACGGGAGGTTTTTTGGTTAATGCGGAGCTGGAGGCGAGGAAGGATCTCTGGGTCGCTGGAGATGCCGCTAGTTTCCATGATGTGAGGCTCGGGAGGAGGAGGGTCGAGCATCATGACCATGCGGTCGTCTCTGGGAGGTTGGCGGGGGAAAATATGACTGGTGCTG GTAAACCATATTTGCATCAATCGATGTTCTGGAGTGACCTAGGACCGGAAGTTGGTTACGAAGCCGTTGGTATAATTGACTCATTGTTACCCACCGTAGGAATATTTGCAAAAGATGGAGTATCTAACGATGAAAGTACTACAGTTCCTCAATCAGTATCACAAACTCAAGatagtattgataataatatttctgatAATGATAAATCAGGAGATGATTACGGAAGAGgagttattttttacttaagaGAAGACAAAGTCGTTGGAATCGTATTATGGAATATTTTCAACCGCATGTCTATCGCAAGacag gTATTATCAAGAGGAACAAAATTAGATGAAATAAATGAGATAGCTAAGTTATTTACAATTCACgaagattaa
- the LOC103571638 gene encoding protein broad-minded, which produces MSELTPSVKKWLQKTLKDDFASEITSKLHREIDIENIVSDLTSTKDLKKILEVTKVKLQSESVDPDEVPRSPLSFSELSDTWSPFKPQTDISLLLDNLSSSKPNHVRLGGYESLLECDFTNFNDEVFKSLLSALQQGLADPSRPVFESSLKVHAKLLLTSRAHEVYTNLLASYETEYFGKKLNESLPNLNIGVNFKLFLHEKLFRVLYLIVKYQKEVLKSMRTPDRTSEEMIEQFLIFLSSQNSNNSVTKTLSTLNFISVLDPSATWSRKWMHSFATRKIFVNALAKSPNLLEIILKLVAAGFENPPSLITFSTQTIFISGETIETLTYFHGVNLLGQLCGTSNGRQVIAEVGTEMETPSAPDFCKRLIGCLNQCALSSTASRVVYSELRRALKSLLQPTFPVDNWLFHAALNPLIKGRGAGSGARIWGHTVDILMFMTDLQDGRAFLLEGRATSSGGKELPPVEMVISHCADLLRQPFAVMDVGLVVDIFKFLEKFYDTEEVGEGIKSLLGALEFFYNKIDKFSIGYENWTQQLDAGAKNLMIKLAVNPLGLEMLTDFPTVLEELVRGAINPLKHSWDSCETVCFISAAGFFHQARGIMRQLVPQTFSMLLEDICGNLEEKEKFFEPWDQDNVKKFVHIVALLGLNTECEYLGCIEVCYSIFALDSGDYNEEEYPRSFCELITHSMIEGSIYHELGLLVLEAMIWNLDTLIHLMHTYDLQTKLLELQKNCRIEVANYEEKLEDCEFGEDTNYLENEVREVHEVREVREVYDGYEIYRIEKEVPEVDDTSEVPEVREVHEVYAVDQSAYLRHRILWNSYFIKHKLNWAVTDPERIKIFDSFPPEVDEDFSRNRRSSESESELNELLSECKPGFRDVSWASQIKKAHKNSPNPLKHATVINLLEEMEQAIPTVEWVDVFKWDEKSAYFWLPEEEIGFDLAIRFAEDHCELEDPLKAKENLKEIFGKVHGFIQYEKDGKFRGFDWFLSTVFIICDGNVEKCKGFIKQLVRFPSAIYMWRTLGLVFDANNEQENATQFLIARHIEAVVNQELPRINYCLKKEFGIKWWIVSDRLLTQIFWGILEWDEILNFISICLMNQPDYIIYYCVSLLQHCEPIIINDMIEKKSWPECLNLSEYKCHNYLGFMDRLAKRHRNKILPALTQRILNSEEIN; this is translated from the exons ATGTCAGAGTTGACACCGTCGGTTAAAAAATGGCTTCAAAAAACTCTAAAAGACGATTTTGCATCAGAAATAACCTCAAAATTACATCGAGAAATCGATATCGAGAATATCGTTAGCGACCTAACCTCTACCAAAGacctaaagaaaattttagaagTCACTAAAGTCAAATTACAATCAGAGTCAGTTGATCCTGATGAAGTACCGCGAAGTCCGTTGTCCTTCAGCGAGCTCAGCGACACCTGGAGTCCATTCAAACCTCAAACGGACATATCACTACTCCTAGACAACCTTTCATCCTCAAAACCAAACCACGTGCGTCTAGGAGGTTACGAATCGCTATTGGAATGCGACTTCACGAACTTCAATGATGAAGTTTTCAAGTCGCTGCTTTCGGCTCTTCAGCAAGGACTCGCTGACCCAAGTCGCCCCGTGTTCGAGTCAAGTTTAAAAGTTCACGCGAAGTTGCTGCTCACTTCACGCGCGCATGAAGTTTACACAAATTTACTCGCCAGCTACGAGACCGAGTacttcggaaaaaaattaaatgagtcGTTGCCGAATTTGAACATTGGCGTGaacttcaaattatttttacacgaaaaattatttcgcgTTTTGTATCTTATTGTGAAGTACCAAAAAGAAGTACTGAAGTCTATGCGGACACCGGATCGTACTTCAGAGGAAATGATCGaacaatttttgatatttctgAGCTCGcagaattcaaataattctgTGACTAAGACACTTTCGACCCTGAACTTCATTTCGGTACTTGACCCCAGCGCCACCTGGTCGCGAAAATGGATGCACAGTTTTGCGACCCGTAAAATTTTCGTAAACGCACTGGCCAAGTCGCCAAATTTactagaaattattttaaaattagtcgCCGCGGGTTTTGAAAATCCGCCATCTTTGATTACGTTTTCGACGCAGACGATTTTCATTTCCGGGGAAACTATAGAGACGCTGACGTACTTCCATGGGGTGAATTTACTGGGCCAGTTGTGCGGTACTTCAAATGGGAGACAAGTGATCGCTGAAGTTGGGACCGAGATGGAGACACCTTCGGCCCCGGACTTCTGTAAGCGATTGATTGGATGTTTGAATCAGTGCGCGCTGTCGTCGACGGCCTCTAGAGTCGTCTATAGTGAACTGAGACGGGCTTTGAAGTCTTTGTTGCAGCCGACATTTCCGGTAGACAATTGGCTGTTCCATGCTGCACTGAATCCGTTGATTAAGGGCCGAGGCGCTGGATCGGGCGCCAGAATCTGGGGTCACACGGTCGACATCTTGATGTTCATGACGGATTTACAAGATGGCCGCGCGTTTTTACTGGAGGGGAGAGCGACAAGTTCGGGAGGGAAGGAATTGCCGCCTGTGGAGATGGTGATCAGCCACTGCGCAGATCTTCTGAGGCAGCCTTTCGCAGTAATGGATGTGGGGTTAGtcgttgatatttttaaattcctggAAAAATTCTACGACACGGAGGAAGTGGGGGAAGGAATTAAAAGTTTACTGGGGGcgctggaatttttttacaataaaattgataagttTTCTATTGGGTACGAAAACTGGACCCAGCAGTTGGACGCGGGGgctaaaaatttgatgatcaAGCTCGCGGTTAATCCTCTGGGGCTGGAAATGCTGACAGATTTCCCGACGGTTTTGGAGGAACTGGTTCGAGGGGCTATTAATCCATTGAAGCATTCTTGGGACTCGTGTGAAACTGTTTGTTTTATCAGTGCCGCGGGGTTCTTTCATCAGGCGAGAGGAATCATGAGGCAGCTGGTGCCGCAGACTTTTTCGATGCTGCTGGAAGATATTTGTGGGAATTTGGAGGAGAAGGAGAAGTTTTTCGAGCCCTGGGATCAAGACAATGTGAAGAAGTTTGTTCATATTGTCGCGCTACTGGGTTTGAATACTGAATGTGAGTATTTGGGATGTATCGAGGTGT gttaTAGTATTTTTGCACTGGATTCTGGAGATTACAATGAAGAAGAGTATCCACGAAGTTTTTGTGAACTGATCACGCACTCGATGATCGAGGGATCGATTTATCATGAGTTAGGTCTTTTGGTACTGGAAGCAATGATCTGGAATCTGGATACTTTGATCCATTTGATGCATACTTACGATCTTCAG ACAAAACTTCTtgaacttcaaaaaaattgtcggATTGAAGTTGCAAATTACGAAGAAAAATTAGAAGATTGTGAGTTTGGAGAAGatacaaattatttagaaaatgaaGTACGTGAAGTTCATGAAGTACGCGAAGTACGTGAAGTTTATGACGGATATGAAATTTATAGAATTGAAAAGGAAGTACCTGAAGTTGACGACACAAGTGAAGTACCTGAAGTACGTGAAGTACATGAAGTTTACGCAGTAGATCAAAGTGCTTATTTAAGACACAGGATTCTAtggaattcatattttataaaacataaacTTAACTGGGCAGTAACAGACCCAGAGaggattaaaattttcgattcaTTTCCGCCTGAAGTTGATGAAGATTTTTCACGCAACCGGCGAAGTTCCGAGTCTGAATCAGAGCTGAACGAACTTCTCAGCGAGTGCAAGCCGGGATTCCGCGATGTTTCTTGGGCATCGCAGATTAAAAAGGCACACAAAAATTCACCTAATCCTTTGAag CATGCGACGGTAATAAATCTGTTGGAAGAAATGGAACAGGCAATACCGACCGTCGAATGGGTTGACGTTTTCAAATGGGACGAAAAGTCCGCGTACTTCTGGCTCCCGGAGGAAGAGATCGGGTTCGATTTAGCGATCAGGTTCGCTGAGGATCACTGCGAGCTAGAAGATCCGCTCAAAGCCAAAGAAAATCTGAaggaaatttttggaaaagtgCATGGATTCATTCAGTATGAGAAGGACGGAAAATTTAGAGGTTTTGACTGGTTCCTGAGCACTGTTTTCATTATTTGTGACGGCAACGTCGAaaa gtGTAAAGGATTTATAAAACAGTTGGTACGTTTTCCGTCGGCAATTTACATGTGGAGGACACTGGGTCTAGTATTCGATGCAAATAACGAGCAAGAAAATGCCACACAATTTCTCATCGCTCGACATATTGAAGCAGTTGTTAATCAAGAGTTACCTAGGATTAATTATTGCCTCAAA aaaGAATTCGGGATAAAATGGTGGATTGTCTCCGACAGACTGCTGACGCAAATTTTCTGGGGCATTTTGGAATGGGACGAGATACTCAATTTTATAAGCATTTGTTTGATGAACCAACcagattatattatttattattgtgtgTCTTTACTGCAACACTGCGagccaataattattaatgatatgattgaaaaaaaatcttggcCCGAGTGTTtg aatCTAAGCGAATATAAATGCCATAATTATCTTGGATTCATGGATCGTTTGGCTAAGAGACATCGAAACAAAATTCTTCCAGCGTTAACTCAACGGATACTAAATtctgaagaaataaattaa